In a single window of the Actinomycetota bacterium genome:
- a CDS encoding flippase-like domain-containing protein, which translates to MVAVSPAPSHELEHPVVSVRDSRRRAFVRTLKVVATVVVVYFVFLSIPGLRRAVSQLSEVNPALLAVGLALQLLALFCYSLMTRAALGPAGHHLSNMRLFRIQLSTKALSSTIPGGSAAGSALGYRLLTLSGVPGPDAGFALATAGLSSAVVLNLILWIGLIVSIPLRGVNALYGTAAVAGVILMGAAAALVFGLMEGQGRAERVLRWIAHKLHLNEERAGHTMRHIASRLEDLATDRQLLVRVGGWAAANWLLDALSLWVFLRAFGGSVPIDGLIVAFGLANVLAVIPLTPGGLGIVEGIYVPVLVGFGLTRATAVVGVVSYRIAQFWFPIVLGGICYLTLRVGPWSIERRERLEPLRDVVATSGRGPSMLDFSEQYGMRDRTDQTVRPSAAELADEAVAVEPWAASEVVAAEAPADGEPGEGPN; encoded by the coding sequence GTGGTCGCCGTGTCCCCCGCGCCGTCGCACGAATTGGAGCACCCGGTCGTCTCCGTGCGGGACTCGCGCCGGCGCGCCTTCGTTCGCACGCTGAAGGTCGTCGCCACGGTCGTCGTCGTCTACTTCGTCTTCCTCAGCATCCCCGGCTTGCGGCGTGCGGTCAGCCAGCTGAGCGAGGTCAATCCGGCGCTGCTCGCCGTCGGTCTCGCGCTGCAACTCCTCGCCCTCTTCTGCTACTCGCTGATGACCCGGGCCGCCCTCGGGCCCGCCGGCCACCACCTGTCGAACATGCGCCTGTTCCGCATCCAGCTCTCCACGAAGGCCCTGTCGAGCACGATCCCCGGTGGCAGCGCGGCGGGCTCCGCCCTCGGCTACCGGCTGCTGACCCTCTCCGGAGTGCCCGGACCCGACGCCGGCTTCGCGCTCGCCACCGCCGGGCTGAGCTCGGCGGTCGTGCTCAACCTGATCCTTTGGATCGGGCTGATCGTGTCGATCCCCCTGCGCGGCGTCAACGCGCTGTACGGCACGGCCGCCGTCGCCGGCGTGATCCTGATGGGCGCCGCGGCGGCGCTCGTGTTCGGGTTGATGGAGGGCCAGGGCAGGGCAGAGCGGGTGCTGCGCTGGATCGCCCACAAGCTGCACCTGAACGAGGAGCGCGCCGGCCACACGATGCGCCACATCGCGTCTCGTCTCGAAGACCTCGCCACTGATCGCCAGCTGCTGGTGAGGGTGGGCGGCTGGGCGGCGGCGAACTGGCTGCTCGACGCGTTGTCGCTGTGGGTCTTCCTCAGGGCGTTCGGCGGCTCGGTGCCGATCGACGGCCTGATCGTCGCCTTTGGCCTGGCCAACGTGCTCGCCGTGATCCCGCTCACCCCCGGTGGGTTGGGCATCGTCGAGGGCATCTACGTGCCGGTGCTCGTCGGCTTCGGCCTGACCAGGGCGACAGCGGTCGTCGGCGTCGTGTCGTACCGCATCGCGCAGTTCTGGTTCCCGATCGTGCTCGGCGGGATCTGCTACCTGACGCTGCGGGTCGGACCGTGGTCGATCGAGCGCCGCGAGCGCCTCGAACCCCTCCGCGACGTCGTCGCCACCTCCGGGCGGGGGCCGTCCATGCTCGACTTCTCCGAGCAGTACGGCATGCGCGACCGCACCGACCAGACGGTACGCCCGAGCGCCGCGGAGCTGGCCGACGAAGCGGTGGCGGTGGAGCCCTGGGCCGCTTCCGAAGTGGTCGCCGCTGAGGCGCCAGCAGATGGGGAGCCCGGCGAAGGGCCCAACTAG
- a CDS encoding TIGR00730 family Rossman fold protein yields the protein MSHRLSVYCGSNVGSSPVYAETAARLGASLAAREIGLVYGGGNVGLMGVLADAVLAGGGSVTGVIPEHLVRAEVAHRGLTELIVVSSMHDRKACMSDLADGFVVLPGGFGTLDETFEALTWGQLGLQSKPVVLLDVEGFFDPLLAMMDRAVDAGFLRPAHRMLAQRARTVDEALALALGPAPPTPHKWLDRDGPRLDAR from the coding sequence ATGTCCCATCGACTCTCCGTGTACTGCGGCTCCAACGTCGGCTCGTCACCCGTGTACGCCGAGACCGCGGCCCGCCTCGGTGCCAGCCTCGCCGCGCGTGAGATCGGCCTGGTCTACGGCGGCGGCAACGTCGGCCTGATGGGCGTGCTCGCCGATGCCGTCTTGGCCGGCGGCGGCTCGGTGACCGGTGTCATCCCCGAGCACCTCGTGCGCGCCGAGGTGGCCCATCGCGGCCTCACCGAACTGATCGTGGTGTCCTCTATGCACGACCGCAAGGCCTGCATGTCCGACCTCGCCGACGGCTTCGTCGTGCTTCCCGGCGGTTTCGGGACGCTCGATGAGACGTTCGAGGCGCTCACCTGGGGCCAGCTCGGGCTCCAGTCCAAACCGGTGGTGCTGCTCGACGTCGAGGGCTTTTTCGACCCGCTGCTCGCGATGATGGACCGTGCCGTCGACGCCGGCTTCCTCCGCCCGGCGCACCGCATGCTCGCCCAGCGTGCTCGCACCGTGGACGAGGCCCTCGCGCTGGCCCTTGGCCCCGCGCCCCCGACGCCGCACAAGTGGTTGGACCGCGACGGCCCCCGCCTAGACGCCCGCTGA
- a CDS encoding acyl-CoA/acyl-ACP dehydrogenase has translation MTDQTPAPDLQTAADVVDIAHAVVQDAVRHLDATGGADEHQVVAYDLAHAAAGVATARALLDYGAKGATEATITCAFTADVVHDLVGKLIGREALWGVDPGRLAPAHDFVVRYRDPDLLASLATTAGSRHLDADMEMVQDTFRSFAANVISPHAEHVHRTNGDLPEEIIAGMAEIGAFGLSVPAEYGGYSEGGENEYMAMVVATEELSRASLGIGGSLITRPEILTRALVKGGTEEQKLHWLPQLATAEVMPAVAVTEPDYGSDVAGIKVTATPAEGAGGRPGYVINGVKTWCTLGARADVLALLARTDPDRSKTHRGLSLFIVPKPRGEGHGFEFSQDPDTDGGSGKMEGRPIDTIGYRGMHSYEVALDNWWVPAENLIGGEAGLGKGFYLQMEGFENGRLQTAARAVGVMQAAYEAAVDYAQNRLVFGAPIADYQLTKVKLGRMAVLVQAGRQFAYAVAKMMANGAGSMEASMVKAYVCKAAEWVTREALQIHGGYGYAEEYPVSRLYVDARVLSIFEGADETLCLRVIARRLTEQAIPAAS, from the coding sequence ATGACCGACCAGACCCCCGCACCCGACCTGCAGACGGCCGCGGACGTCGTCGACATCGCCCACGCGGTGGTCCAAGATGCTGTGCGCCACCTCGACGCGACCGGCGGCGCCGACGAGCACCAGGTGGTGGCGTACGACCTGGCGCACGCTGCTGCGGGCGTGGCCACGGCCAGAGCCCTGCTCGACTACGGCGCGAAGGGCGCCACCGAGGCCACGATCACCTGCGCCTTCACCGCCGACGTGGTGCACGACCTGGTCGGCAAGCTGATCGGGCGCGAAGCCCTGTGGGGCGTCGACCCCGGCCGGCTCGCCCCGGCCCACGACTTCGTCGTGCGCTATCGCGACCCCGATCTACTCGCCTCGCTCGCCACCACCGCCGGCTCGCGCCACCTCGACGCGGACATGGAGATGGTGCAGGACACGTTCCGCTCGTTCGCCGCGAACGTCATCTCCCCCCACGCCGAGCACGTGCACCGCACGAACGGCGACCTGCCGGAGGAGATCATCGCCGGCATGGCCGAGATCGGTGCTTTCGGGCTGAGCGTTCCCGCCGAGTACGGCGGCTACAGCGAAGGCGGCGAGAACGAGTACATGGCGATGGTCGTGGCCACCGAGGAGCTGAGCAGGGCGAGCCTCGGTATCGGCGGCTCGTTGATCACCCGACCGGAGATCCTGACGAGGGCGCTCGTGAAGGGCGGCACGGAGGAGCAGAAGCTGCACTGGCTGCCGCAGCTGGCCACGGCAGAGGTGATGCCCGCCGTCGCGGTGACCGAACCGGACTACGGCAGCGACGTCGCCGGCATCAAGGTGACGGCCACCCCTGCCGAGGGTGCCGGCGGCCGGCCCGGCTACGTGATCAACGGGGTGAAGACGTGGTGCACGCTCGGCGCCCGCGCCGACGTGCTCGCCCTCCTCGCCCGCACCGACCCGGACAGGTCGAAGACCCACCGCGGGCTGAGCCTGTTCATCGTCCCGAAGCCGCGCGGCGAGGGCCACGGATTCGAGTTCTCCCAGGATCCCGACACCGACGGCGGTTCAGGGAAGATGGAGGGCCGCCCGATCGACACCATCGGCTACCGCGGCATGCACAGCTACGAGGTCGCGCTCGACAACTGGTGGGTGCCGGCGGAGAACCTAATCGGCGGCGAGGCAGGGCTCGGCAAGGGCTTCTACCTGCAGATGGAGGGGTTCGAGAACGGTCGCCTGCAGACCGCGGCCCGCGCGGTCGGGGTGATGCAGGCCGCGTACGAGGCTGCCGTCGACTACGCGCAGAATCGCCTGGTGTTCGGTGCGCCGATCGCCGACTACCAGCTGACCAAGGTCAAGCTCGGTCGCATGGCGGTGCTCGTCCAGGCCGGGCGCCAGTTCGCCTACGCCGTCGCGAAGATGATGGCGAACGGTGCCGGCTCGATGGAAGCGAGCATGGTGAAGGCGTACGTGTGCAAGGCCGCCGAATGGGTCACCCGCGAGGCGCTGCAGATCCACGGTGGCTACGGCTATGCCGAGGAGTACCCGGTCAGCCGGCTGTACGTCGACGCCCGCGTGCTGTCGATCTTCGAGGGCGCCGACGAGACGCTGTGTCTCCGGGTGATCGCCCGTCGCCTCACCGAGCAGGCGATACCTGCAGCGAGCTGA
- a CDS encoding HAD family hydrolase, whose translation MTASSPRASTPFLDARGIDAVLFDAGGVFVLPDPTVLGPLLAYYGGAAEIEVHRRAHYAAMAAKSRSGATEKVWSDYDAAYVVAVGVPAEHQEVAAVVLGRTRSAYLWRWAVRENIDALRALQQMGVPVGVVSNASGQIADMLARSGVCQAGDGRHVPVRCVIDSHVVGVAKPDPAIFDHALAHFEDIPRERVAYVGDSVTMDVEGARAAGLQAFLLDPHDDHPGADFERLRSVAELLG comes from the coding sequence ATGACTGCCAGCTCGCCCCGCGCCAGCACACCCTTCCTCGACGCGCGGGGCATCGACGCCGTGCTGTTCGACGCCGGGGGAGTGTTCGTGCTGCCCGACCCGACCGTGCTCGGGCCGCTGCTCGCCTACTACGGCGGCGCGGCCGAGATCGAGGTGCACCGGCGCGCCCACTACGCGGCGATGGCCGCCAAGTCACGTTCGGGTGCCACCGAGAAGGTGTGGAGCGACTACGACGCCGCCTACGTCGTCGCCGTCGGCGTGCCAGCCGAGCACCAGGAAGTGGCCGCGGTCGTGCTCGGGCGCACACGCAGCGCGTACCTGTGGCGGTGGGCCGTGCGGGAGAACATCGATGCCCTGCGCGCGCTACAGCAGATGGGAGTGCCGGTGGGAGTGGTGTCGAACGCGAGCGGCCAGATCGCCGACATGCTCGCCCGCAGCGGCGTGTGCCAGGCCGGCGACGGCCGGCACGTGCCGGTGCGTTGCGTGATCGACAGCCACGTGGTCGGTGTGGCCAAGCCCGACCCGGCGATCTTCGACCACGCGCTCGCGCACTTCGAGGACATCCCTCGCGAACGCGTCGCGTACGTCGGCGACTCCGTGACGATGGACGTCGAAGGGGCGCGTGCCGCGGGCCTGCAAGCGTTCCTGCTCGACCCTCACGACGACCATCCCGGCGCCGACTTCGAGCGTCTACGCAGCGTCGCCGAGCTGCTCGGCTAG
- a CDS encoding CoA ester lyase, which produces MRNAKDFFKPLAAGAPEPLREIPVRPSRVIHFFPPQNAKVVAKLPEVAPTVDILLGNLEDAIPASDKEAARAGLVEVGRNVELGDTQLWTRVNSLDSPWVLDDLTTLVSEIGDRLDVVMIPKVEGPEDIHYVDRLLAQLEARAGLSEPLLVHAILETARGVANVEEICGASPRMQGLSLGPADLAANRRMKTTRVGGGHPGYLVRQDPNADDDAAPRATYQQDLWHYTIARMVDACVMHGILPFYGPFGDIKDTVACEDQFRNAYLLGCVGAWSLHPVQIDIAKRVFSPPASDVEHALRVIEAMGDGTGAIMLDGKMEDDASVKQCKVVVELARQLAQRDPDLANTYGF; this is translated from the coding sequence GTGCGCAACGCGAAGGACTTCTTCAAGCCTCTCGCCGCGGGAGCCCCCGAACCCCTGCGCGAGATCCCCGTACGCCCCAGCAGGGTGATCCACTTCTTCCCGCCGCAGAACGCGAAGGTGGTCGCGAAGCTGCCCGAGGTGGCACCGACGGTCGACATCTTGCTCGGCAACCTCGAAGACGCCATCCCGGCGAGCGACAAGGAGGCTGCCCGCGCCGGCCTGGTGGAGGTGGGCCGCAACGTCGAGCTCGGCGACACCCAGCTCTGGACACGGGTGAACAGCCTCGACTCGCCGTGGGTGCTCGACGACCTCACCACCCTCGTGTCCGAGATCGGCGACCGCCTCGACGTGGTGATGATCCCGAAGGTCGAAGGCCCCGAGGACATCCACTACGTCGACCGCCTTCTCGCCCAGCTCGAGGCCAGGGCCGGGCTGAGCGAACCACTGCTCGTGCACGCCATCTTGGAGACCGCGCGCGGCGTGGCGAACGTGGAGGAGATCTGCGGCGCGTCGCCGCGGATGCAGGGCCTTTCGCTCGGGCCGGCCGACCTGGCTGCGAACCGCCGGATGAAGACCACCCGTGTCGGCGGTGGCCATCCCGGCTACCTCGTGCGCCAGGACCCGAACGCGGACGACGACGCCGCTCCGCGGGCCACCTACCAGCAGGACCTGTGGCACTACACCATCGCCCGCATGGTGGACGCGTGCGTGATGCACGGCATCCTGCCCTTCTACGGGCCCTTCGGCGACATCAAGGACACCGTCGCCTGCGAGGACCAGTTCCGCAACGCCTACCTGCTCGGCTGCGTCGGCGCGTGGAGCCTGCACCCGGTGCAGATCGACATCGCGAAGCGGGTGTTCAGCCCTCCGGCGAGCGACGTCGAGCACGCCCTCCGCGTGATCGAGGCGATGGGCGACGGCACCGGGGCGATCATGCTCGACGGCAAGATGGAAGACGACGCGTCGGTCAAGCAGTGCAAGGTGGTCGTCGAGCTGGCGCGCCAGCTCGCGCAGCGCGACCCCGACCTCGCCAACACGTACGGGTTCTGA